The uncultured Desulfuromonas sp. genome has a segment encoding these proteins:
- a CDS encoding diguanylate cyclase, with protein MSQPPPFPVESREIQGRWLPYLTAVLLCLVVFSLWWALEQRESHARRQAIAAESQVLLNLMDADLNNRIRLLQRFVYRWQQRGGMNREEFYFNATSYLEDHPGYQALKWVEPHLSVRWVVPKHDNEEAIGINLALEERRRKALKEARHQQAPSMTAPIELVEGGIGFLIYLPLTVEERFDGFLLAVFCSSTWVEALLKSRHTPLHCQSRILMDGEQIYQAPGWEDLPESLQAAKEWVIRNHHFVVQSRPTAAYLASRHTHLPQLVLIFGLTLIICLVLIIYLLQKTSSAVRSGNRHQNMLELEIAQRQQIEAEREMLLNDIGERVKALHCLYSLSRLAETTGKDVEQFLAEAIECLPPAWQHPEYTTARVSFDDMTFHTRDFQESVWKQEATIQTNGRRRGKVEVFYTKQLPNFDEGPFTEEERYLINEVADRIGSVMQQKRAVVALGKERQRLAFILEGTHVGTWEWNVQTGETVFNSRWAEHLGYHLEELSPASVKTWEKFCHPEDLKKAYRALKRHFSGREPYYQCEIRLKHKDGHWVWILDRGKVSIWTDEGDPLLMFGTHMDISDRKQAEERIRHLANHDALTGLPSLRLVRDRINVALESAHRRHEQFAVMFFDLDGFKAINDQHGHDAGDFVLQTVAKHLLSCVRKSDTVARIGGDEFLLLLTEIKSVEDVENIACKVIETVNQPMDFDGYLLQVQASVGIALYPTHGNTSKVLIKQADSAMYAVKNNGKNGYRFAGPPLENGKSPVV; from the coding sequence ATGAGCCAGCCCCCCCCTTTCCCTGTCGAATCGCGTGAGATTCAGGGACGATGGCTTCCCTACCTGACAGCAGTGCTGCTGTGCCTGGTGGTCTTCTCGTTGTGGTGGGCGCTTGAACAGCGGGAATCGCACGCCAGGCGGCAGGCGATTGCAGCGGAATCCCAAGTCTTGCTCAATCTGATGGATGCCGACCTGAACAATCGGATTCGTTTATTGCAGCGTTTCGTTTACCGCTGGCAACAACGCGGTGGCATGAACCGTGAGGAATTTTATTTCAACGCCACCAGCTACCTTGAAGATCACCCCGGCTATCAGGCGCTGAAATGGGTTGAGCCCCATCTTAGTGTTCGTTGGGTGGTTCCCAAACACGACAACGAAGAGGCCATCGGCATCAACCTGGCGCTGGAGGAGAGACGTCGCAAAGCTCTGAAAGAGGCACGGCACCAACAAGCGCCGTCCATGACGGCCCCAATCGAACTGGTCGAAGGCGGCATCGGCTTTCTGATTTACCTTCCCCTCACCGTCGAAGAGCGCTTTGACGGCTTTCTGCTGGCGGTGTTTTGCAGCAGCACCTGGGTGGAGGCCTTGCTCAAATCGCGCCACACACCTTTACACTGTCAATCGCGCATCCTGATGGACGGTGAACAGATATATCAGGCTCCGGGTTGGGAAGACCTCCCGGAATCACTTCAGGCCGCCAAGGAATGGGTTATTCGTAACCACCATTTTGTTGTGCAAAGCCGTCCGACAGCGGCCTATCTCGCCAGCCGTCATACCCATTTACCCCAATTGGTGCTTATTTTTGGCCTGACCCTTATCATCTGCCTGGTCCTCATCATCTATCTTCTGCAAAAAACCTCTTCGGCAGTGCGCAGCGGCAACCGCCACCAGAACATGCTTGAACTGGAAATTGCGCAACGTCAACAGATTGAAGCGGAACGTGAAATGCTGCTCAACGATATCGGCGAACGGGTTAAAGCGTTGCATTGCCTGTACAGCCTGTCACGGCTGGCGGAAACAACGGGCAAGGATGTTGAACAGTTTCTCGCGGAAGCCATTGAATGCCTGCCGCCGGCCTGGCAACATCCTGAATACACGACGGCACGGGTCAGTTTTGATGATATGACCTTTCACACCCGTGATTTCCAGGAAAGTGTCTGGAAACAGGAGGCCACCATTCAGACCAATGGCAGACGACGGGGAAAGGTGGAGGTGTTTTACACCAAGCAATTGCCGAATTTTGACGAAGGACCTTTCACGGAGGAGGAACGTTACCTCATCAACGAAGTTGCCGATCGTATCGGCAGTGTCATGCAACAGAAAAGAGCCGTGGTGGCCTTGGGCAAAGAACGCCAGCGACTGGCGTTTATTCTTGAAGGAACCCATGTCGGCACCTGGGAATGGAATGTTCAAACCGGTGAAACCGTTTTCAACAGTCGCTGGGCGGAACATCTCGGCTACCACCTGGAAGAACTGAGCCCGGCGTCCGTCAAAACCTGGGAAAAGTTCTGCCACCCAGAGGATCTGAAAAAGGCCTACCGCGCCTTGAAACGCCATTTTTCCGGGCGGGAGCCCTATTACCAATGTGAAATACGGCTGAAGCACAAGGACGGGCACTGGGTATGGATTCTTGATCGGGGTAAAGTGTCGATCTGGACGGATGAGGGCGATCCTCTGCTGATGTTCGGCACCCATATGGACATTTCCGACCGAAAGCAGGCTGAAGAGCGCATCCGCCATCTGGCCAACCATGATGCCTTAACGGGACTCCCCAGTCTGCGCCTGGTGCGGGACCGCATCAATGTTGCTCTGGAGAGCGCACACCGCAGACATGAACAGTTTGCCGTGATGTTTTTTGACCTTGACGGTTTTAAGGCCATTAACGACCAGCACGGCCATGATGCCGGCGATTTTGTCTTGCAGACCGTTGCCAAACATCTGCTCAGCTGCGTTCGCAAATCCGATACGGTTGCCCGGATCGGTGGCGATGAATTTCTGCTGCTGTTAACGGAAATCAAATCCGTTGAGGATGTCGAAAACATCGCCTGCAAAGTCATCGAAACCGTCAATCAGCCCATGGATTTTGACGGGTACCTGCTTCAGGTTCAGGCCAGCGTCGGTATTGCGCTGTACCCAACCCATGGCAACACCTCAAAAGTGTTGATAAAACAAGCAGATAGTGCCATGTACGCCGTCAAAAACAACGGAAAAAATGGCTACCGTTTTGCCGGTCCACCTTTGGAGAATGGAAAAAGTCCTGTCGTTTGA
- a CDS encoding carbon-nitrogen hydrolase: MSTRRIALIQQASQPTAKQTRDHLTTAIHHAADQGAELIILQELHNGPYFCQQQRCDYFDLAEPIPGPSSDYFAELAKKREVVLVCSLFERRAAGLYHNTAVVFESNGQLAGMYRKMHIPDDPGYNEKFYFTPGDLGFTPIPTSVGTLGVLVCWDQWYPEAARLMALAGCDMLIYPTAIGWDPQDSPEEQQRQREAWITVQRGHAVANGLPVISVNRVGFEADPTGSTSGAQFWGSSFVAGPQGEILVQADTDHETVLLHDLDLQRSEQVRRIWPFLRDRRIDAYGELTKRFRD; this comes from the coding sequence ATGAGTACACGTCGTATCGCCCTGATTCAACAGGCCAGCCAGCCGACGGCCAAACAGACCCGGGACCATCTCACCACAGCCATTCATCACGCAGCGGATCAGGGCGCGGAGTTGATCATCTTACAGGAGCTCCATAACGGACCGTACTTTTGTCAGCAACAACGTTGCGATTACTTTGACCTGGCCGAGCCGATTCCCGGCCCCAGCAGCGATTATTTTGCCGAACTCGCTAAAAAACGGGAGGTGGTGCTGGTGTGCAGCCTGTTTGAACGGCGCGCCGCCGGCCTCTATCACAATACGGCGGTGGTCTTTGAAAGCAACGGACAACTCGCCGGAATGTATCGCAAAATGCATATCCCTGATGATCCCGGTTACAATGAAAAATTTTATTTTACACCAGGTGATTTAGGCTTCACACCGATTCCGACCAGCGTCGGCACATTGGGCGTCCTGGTCTGCTGGGACCAGTGGTATCCGGAAGCGGCCCGGCTGATGGCTCTTGCCGGCTGCGATATGCTGATCTACCCGACAGCTATCGGCTGGGACCCACAGGATTCACCGGAAGAGCAGCAACGGCAACGCGAGGCCTGGATCACCGTGCAACGCGGTCACGCCGTGGCTAATGGTCTGCCGGTGATCAGTGTCAACCGTGTCGGCTTTGAAGCGGACCCGACAGGAAGTACGTCGGGAGCACAGTTCTGGGGCAGCAGTTTTGTCGCCGGGCCACAGGGAGAAATTCTGGTTCAGGCGGACACTGATCACGAAACCGTGCTGCTTCACGATCTGGACCTGCAACGCAGTGAACAGGTTCGACGGATCTGGCCGTTTTTACGCGATCGCCGTATCGACGCATACGGTGAACTGACCAAGCGGTTTCGCGATTAG
- a CDS encoding agmatine deiminase family protein — MSTTVPRLPAEWETQDGVLLSWPTPDSDWADHLERIVPVFIELVRHISRFEQVIIVTPQPSQTIATLQHADVSLQRVQCYAIDTNDTWSRDFGPITVFKQGRPWLYDFGFNGWGLKFPANLDNQITRALSEQAAFAAPVQIQPLILEGGSIESDGHGILLTTSACLLSANRNPHLKKHDIELFFQQQFGIHKTLWLDHGYLAGDDTDSHIDTLARLCPDQTIVYVQCDDPEDEHYPALKKMADQLHTFTTLEDTPFRLLPLPWPQAVYNEEGERLPATYANFLVINQAVLVPVYNDPADKKALEVLSQAFPDHELIAIDCSAVILQHGSLHCLTMQLPKGTLS, encoded by the coding sequence ATGAGTACAACCGTACCCCGCCTGCCGGCGGAATGGGAGACACAGGACGGTGTGTTGCTGTCCTGGCCGACACCCGACAGCGACTGGGCTGACCATCTGGAGCGGATTGTTCCGGTTTTCATTGAACTTGTTCGTCACATCAGCCGTTTTGAACAGGTTATCATTGTCACGCCACAGCCTTCGCAGACGATTGCCACCTTGCAGCATGCCGACGTTTCGCTTCAGCGTGTCCAGTGTTATGCCATCGACACCAACGATACCTGGAGCCGTGATTTCGGCCCCATCACCGTCTTTAAACAGGGCCGGCCATGGCTTTACGACTTTGGTTTTAATGGCTGGGGATTGAAATTCCCAGCCAATCTTGACAATCAAATCACTCGGGCATTATCTGAGCAGGCCGCGTTTGCCGCTCCGGTTCAAATCCAACCGCTGATCCTTGAGGGAGGCAGTATTGAATCGGATGGCCATGGCATTTTACTGACGACCAGCGCCTGCCTGCTCAGTGCCAACCGCAATCCCCACCTGAAAAAACATGATATTGAACTGTTTTTTCAGCAACAGTTCGGCATTCACAAAACCTTGTGGCTCGACCATGGCTACCTGGCCGGAGATGATACGGATTCCCATATCGACACGTTGGCGCGGCTGTGTCCGGACCAGACCATCGTCTATGTTCAATGTGACGACCCCGAGGATGAACATTACCCGGCCCTGAAAAAAATGGCCGACCAGTTACACACCTTTACCACGCTGGAGGATACTCCGTTTCGCTTGCTGCCACTGCCCTGGCCCCAGGCGGTTTACAATGAAGAGGGAGAACGGCTGCCGGCAACCTACGCCAATTTTCTGGTGATCAACCAGGCGGTTCTGGTGCCTGTTTATAATGATCCCGCCGATAAAAAAGCACTGGAAGTGCTGTCTCAAGCCTTTCCGGACCATGAATTGATTGCCATCGATTGCTCGGCAGTGATCCTGCAGCACGGCTCACTGCACTGCCTGACCATGCAATTGCCGAAAGGAACGCTGTCATGA
- a CDS encoding DedA family protein: protein MEHLLTSVTATPWYYLLIAAIATAEGIALVGLVVPGSVLCVTIGAIAAAGHGDFTLSCVCAAIGALIGDLISFLLGGRLGPRLVQSFFPQRSKPLLQRAQIFFSAHGGKSLFLARFFGPLRGLVPFVAGCVHFSARGLVGYSSVAAVLWGISYPGLGYLGLKSWQQIPFLHSFKALLCLGAVIVVFVLARRLRRNKNSC from the coding sequence TTGGAACATCTGCTGACCAGTGTGACGGCGACACCCTGGTATTACCTGCTCATCGCCGCGATAGCAACGGCAGAAGGGATCGCCCTGGTCGGGCTGGTCGTTCCCGGCAGCGTATTATGCGTTACCATCGGTGCCATTGCCGCGGCCGGTCACGGTGATTTCACCCTGAGCTGTGTGTGCGCCGCCATCGGCGCTCTTATCGGCGACCTGATCAGCTTCCTGCTCGGCGGCCGTCTGGGTCCTCGCCTGGTTCAGTCCTTTTTTCCGCAACGCAGCAAACCGTTACTGCAACGGGCACAGATTTTTTTCTCCGCTCATGGCGGTAAGAGCCTGTTTCTCGCCCGTTTTTTCGGACCGCTGCGCGGTTTGGTCCCTTTTGTCGCCGGCTGTGTCCACTTTTCCGCCCGCGGCCTTGTCGGCTACAGCAGTGTGGCCGCGGTACTGTGGGGGATCAGTTATCCAGGCCTGGGCTATCTGGGCCTGAAGTCCTGGCAACAAATCCCTTTTCTCCATTCGTTTAAAGCGTTACTCTGTCTTGGCGCCGTCATTGTCGTTTTCGTGCTGGCACGACGTCTTCGCCGCAATAAAAACAGCTGCTGA
- a CDS encoding cytochrome c3 family protein produces the protein MKTKLLLSVLFMALLATSALAADTYEYTGKGTVTFDHKMHGEKMDCSSCHTTQPPQKIAINGKKEGHALCLDCHKKEQEKGNKAAPKSCSQCHKK, from the coding sequence ATGAAAACGAAACTGCTGTTGTCCGTTCTGTTCATGGCCCTGTTGGCAACGTCTGCCCTGGCTGCAGACACCTATGAATACACGGGAAAAGGAACCGTCACATTCGACCATAAAATGCATGGTGAAAAAATGGACTGTAGTTCCTGCCATACCACTCAGCCACCGCAAAAAATTGCCATTAACGGCAAAAAAGAAGGTCACGCCCTATGTCTGGACTGCCATAAGAAAGAGCAGGAAAAAGGCAACAAGGCCGCACCGAAATCCTGCAGCCAGTGTCATAAAAAATAG
- a CDS encoding helix-turn-helix transcriptional regulator: MIQIDGAAIRQAREDQSLTQLYVAKMVGVTTDTISRWENNRYPTIKRPNAEKLAEALEVPLERIVRQDDETPQPPVRSWRLSRRWTLVVTLLGLLSIGVTIWLWPQPPIVAERVLPSYAAPGAVFPVQLRFSNGTVRGVVREQLPHGWRFVSSVPMPDSVDEETGLVRWIVQMQDQPLTIYYLVQVDPQARLKTMMRFDGELVAHTATQRSRIELIGADQLVIQHIHWADLNADLMIDDDEMLDASYLSENMPGMALDLDAVEAMWIEDHYYWDEALRHFQPGSPTNSSPQKTAQP, from the coding sequence ATGATTCAGATTGACGGTGCGGCTATCCGTCAAGCACGGGAAGATCAGTCTCTGACGCAGCTCTATGTGGCAAAGATGGTCGGTGTCACCACGGATACCATCTCCCGTTGGGAGAATAATCGCTATCCGACCATCAAACGTCCCAATGCCGAGAAACTGGCGGAAGCCCTGGAAGTACCTCTGGAGCGGATTGTGCGGCAGGACGATGAGACACCGCAGCCACCGGTGCGCTCCTGGAGGCTGTCTCGGCGCTGGACCCTTGTAGTTACGCTGCTGGGCCTGCTGTCCATTGGCGTGACCATCTGGCTGTGGCCGCAACCGCCGATTGTCGCCGAACGGGTTCTGCCCAGCTATGCCGCACCCGGTGCGGTGTTCCCTGTCCAACTTCGCTTCAGTAACGGAACTGTTCGCGGTGTGGTGCGCGAACAATTGCCGCACGGCTGGCGGTTTGTCTCCTCGGTTCCCATGCCGGACAGTGTCGACGAGGAAACGGGATTGGTGCGCTGGATCGTACAAATGCAGGATCAGCCGTTGACCATCTACTATCTGGTGCAGGTTGACCCGCAGGCCAGGTTGAAAACCATGATGCGTTTTGATGGCGAGCTGGTGGCGCATACCGCAACGCAACGCAGCCGAATCGAATTGATTGGTGCTGACCAGTTGGTGATTCAGCATATTCATTGGGCGGATCTCAATGCGGATCTGATGATCGACGATGATGAAATGCTTGATGCGTCCTATTTAAGTGAAAATATGCCGGGGATGGCCCTCGACCTCGATGCCGTGGAAGCGATGTGGATTGAAGATCACTACTATTGGGACGAGGCGTTACGGCACTTTCAGCCTGGTTCTCCCACCAATTCGTCACCTCAGAAAACAGCCCAGCCCTGA
- a CDS encoding polyprenyl synthetase family protein → MERVLQMLEGEMALVEQQFRHDLDSEVTLIRKVGEYVLASGGKRMRPMLVLLCARLADYQGASHIGVASVVEFIHTATLLHDDVVDSADLRRGAASANNVWGNEASVLVGDFLFSKSFSIMVRTGSLPILQALSDATTNMAEGEVLQLISTCDLDLSEERYMQVVRDKTAVLIAAACRCGGILGGVSAEQEQALQEFGMELGIAFQFMDDALDYVADQAEFGKACGHDLEEGKMTLPLIETLRHSSREERDRVEQIVEKDQLSDEDLEEVIALIHRYDGIDYTRKRAKELVESAKQRLVAFDDGEAKQALEILADYVVSRTK, encoded by the coding sequence ATGGAACGTGTGCTGCAAATGCTCGAAGGGGAGATGGCTCTGGTTGAACAACAGTTCAGGCACGACCTCGACTCTGAAGTAACCCTGATTCGCAAGGTCGGGGAATATGTCCTGGCCAGTGGTGGTAAACGAATGCGCCCCATGCTGGTGCTTCTTTGTGCCCGGCTTGCCGACTATCAAGGCGCGTCGCATATCGGGGTGGCCAGTGTTGTCGAATTTATTCATACCGCAACCTTGCTGCACGATGATGTGGTGGACAGTGCTGATCTGCGTCGGGGCGCCGCGTCCGCCAACAACGTCTGGGGAAATGAGGCGTCCGTTCTGGTCGGCGACTTTCTTTTTTCAAAATCCTTTTCCATCATGGTGCGTACCGGCAGCCTGCCGATTCTTCAGGCGTTATCCGATGCGACGACCAACATGGCCGAAGGCGAGGTGTTGCAGCTGATCAGCACCTGCGATCTTGATCTGAGTGAAGAACGCTATATGCAGGTGGTGCGGGATAAAACCGCTGTGCTGATTGCTGCCGCTTGCCGGTGTGGCGGTATCCTCGGCGGGGTCTCCGCCGAGCAGGAGCAGGCACTGCAGGAATTTGGTATGGAGCTGGGCATTGCCTTCCAGTTTATGGATGATGCCCTTGATTATGTTGCGGATCAGGCGGAGTTCGGTAAAGCCTGTGGTCATGACCTTGAAGAAGGAAAAATGACCTTGCCCCTCATTGAAACCTTGCGCCATAGCAGCCGTGAAGAGCGCGACCGGGTTGAGCAGATTGTTGAGAAAGATCAGCTCAGCGATGAAGATCTTGAGGAAGTGATTGCGTTGATTCATCGTTATGACGGAATTGACTATACGCGTAAACGCGCAAAAGAACTGGTCGAATCCGCGAAACAACGATTAGTGGCTTTTGACGACGGTGAAGCAAAACAGGCCCTTGAGATTCTTGCCGATTACGTGGTCAGTCGCACCAAATAA